From Podospora bellae-mahoneyi strain CBS 112042 chromosome 3, whole genome shotgun sequence, the proteins below share one genomic window:
- a CDS encoding hypothetical protein (EggNog:ENOG503NY0Y; COG:S), with protein MAPSLTAHTSFTRPRTSDRDHRDGRPVTRDQQDANLVIPSRTSSLHSRITQPIPGQLSAKPQQRTPKTLTHAYMVCGVGREPSQWVKAPTPQQGKIGHMKGAVPQFWLPEILGSSPRLEQDNEIARALHSAMRACFPHDVEICTGRSQPHCVHHAFVLQQDSSHTLYGICLRVWSRADDRRAETIRDLRKRTEPDFYDNPDEQYWIPYCLSFLSRYPLYNLLGDYLRGMWIHWNKATNLFHAEEVSRILSFPAPRLNDLVRIDMKDYALCYQFPSSPTGFQNFAMWPLFCCLSVPNIVGVIEAAISPTRRIIFVSHYPAMLTMAAETVRFCVRVYEWSGLYVPVVHARHAKDLVEEPGPYILGITAECRTLFTAPTDALVVDLDRNFVLTSNPPSALQPNQRTKFITRLTQALNGDVTPSGVPQHLRSAYGGGKLVPAGQIIVMRGQVESIQDPEWWNQDAVMSVMDHVCEKMGRNTGLKAVFGGSVKKPLMTKVSMRHLNEIVRERNQYSRDALEAWQDFINLKGRMDTELGKVNKRNNYLMEECDNWKQQFQRFQAFADTLTKETQDLKVKIETHKRENRRLGSLIDQQKDDAARLANRLAGTEKQRDDALEALVLQQEIAEELERERKRNRKELSTLQTTNTAISRQRDEARRVVLHLRSLISGQHHHMEHLVKTLTSPEELAAEIEAGFAAQDAVDAVEAQAAGESSNDERFLKNLNAASRRISTQAFIDVADRHLKDKTDAIAHIIRNISEQCQAAVEGLQLAHDAEHGRSDSSASRSSRLSKSRRGSNISIARSDDDRSSAATSDVSDDHTLLRPNSGRLSSIPPTPDLVPNRSSTSMSFASTATTPERGSQHYLHGHHDIPTKIVEDDEDDIDGSQSDVHSVPQEAGVVGKHSESLIHRPSGARISALGGLGR; from the exons ATGGCGCCCTCTTTAACAGCCCACACTTCCTTCACCCGTCCGAGAACCAGCGACCGTGATCACCGCGACGGACGTCCTGTCACCCGTGATCAGCAAGACGCCAACCTCGTCATCCCGAGCCGCACCTCGTCCCTCCATTCCCGCATTACCCAGCCGATTCCTGGCCAGTTGAGCGCCAAACCTCAGCAGCGCACTCCCAAGACCCTTACTCATGCGTACATGGTCTGTGGTGTCGGCCGGGAGCCTTCGCAATGGGTGAAGGCTCCAACGCCCCAGCAGGGCAAGATTGGCCACATGAAGGGTGCCGTTCCTCAGTTCTGGCTTCCCGAGATTCTTGGGAGCAGTCCCAGGCTCGAGCAGGACAATGAGATTGCTCGTGCTTTGCACTCTGCTATGAGG GCATGCTTCCCCCACGATGTCGAGATTTGCACCGGCAGAAGCCAGCCTCACTGCGTCCACCACGCCTTTGTGCTCCAGCAGGATTCCTCCCACACGCTCTACGGTATCTGCCTGCGGGTGTGGTCCCGCGCCGATGACAGGCGAGCCGAGACGATCCGCGATCTCAGGAAACGCACCGAGCCCGACTTCTACGACAACCCGGACGAGCAGTACTGGATCCCCTACTGCCTTTCGTTCCTCTCCCGCTACCCGCTGTACAACTTGCTCGGCGACTATCTGCGTGGTATGTGGATTCACTGGAACAAGGCTACTAACCTTTTTCACGCCGAGGAGGTTTCCCGAATTCTGAGTTTTCCCGCCCCTCGTCTCAACGATTTGGTTCGCATCGACATGAAGGACTATGCGCTCTGCTACCAGTTTCCTTCTTCGCCCACTGGGTTCCAAAACTTTGCCATGTGGCCCTTGTTCTGCTGTCTCTCGGTTCCCAACATTGTTGGTGTGATCGAGGCTGCCATTTCGCCCACCCGCCGCATCATTTTTGTCAGTCATTACCCAGCCATgctcaccatggccgccgAGACTGTCAGATTCTGTGTGCGCGTATATGAGTGGAGTGGTCTCTATGTCCCTGTTGTTCATGCTCGCCATGCCAAGGACCTTGTCGAGGAGCCTGGCCCGTACATCCTCGGTATCACTGCTGAGTGCAGAACGCTCTTCACTGCGCCGACAGATGCTCTGGTGGTGGATCTCGACCGCAACTTTGTGCTCacttccaaccccccctctgcGCTCCAGCCTAACCAGCGCACCAAGTTCATCACCCGCCTTACCCAGGCTCTGAATGGTGATGTAACACCATCGGGCGTTCCCCAGCACTTGCGTTCTGCgtacggcggcggcaagctTGTCCCCGCGGGTCAGATTATTGTCATGCGTGGACAGGTTGAGTCTATTCAGGACCCTGAATGGTGGAATCAAGATGCCGTCATGTCGGTGATGGACCATGTGTGCGAGAAGATGGGCCGCAACACCGGCCTGAAGGCTGTTTTTGGAGGGTCGGTCAAGAAGCCACTGATGACCAAGGTTTCCATGCGGCACTTGAACGAGATTGTCCGTGAACGTAACCAGTACTCACGCGACGCGTTGGAGGCCTGGCAGGATTTTATCAACCTTAAGGGGCGGATGGACACCGAACTcggcaaggtcaacaagCGGAACAACTACCTTATGGAGGAGTGCGACAATTGGAAGCAGCAGTTCCAGCGTTTCCAGGCCTTTGCTGACACCCTCACCAAGGAGACCCAAGATCTCAAGGTCAAGATTGAGACGCACAAGCGCGAGAACCGTCGCCTGGGCAGTCTTATTGATCAGCAAAAGGACGACGCCGCTCGTCTTGCCAATCGTCTGGCTGGCACCGAGAAGCAGCGTGACGATGCTCTTGAGGCTCTTGTCCTCCAGCAGGAGATTgccgaggagcttgagcGCGAGCGTAAGAGGAATCGCAAGGAGCTGTCAACGCTCCAGACCACCAATACAGCCATCTCAAGACAGCGTGACGAAGCCCGCCGTGTTGTGCTTCACCTGCGTAGCTTGATTTCTggccaacatcaccacatgGAGCACCTCGTCAAGACTCTGACGTCTCCCGAGGAGCTCGCTGCTGAGATTGAGGCTGGCTTTGCTGCGCAAGACGCCGTTGATGCGGTTGAAG CCCAAGCTGCTGGCGAGTCTAGCAATGACGAGCGGTTCCTCAAGAACCTGAATGCTGCTAGCAGACGAATCTCTACGCAAGCATTCATCGACGTGGCGGATCGGCACCTCAAGGACAAGACCGATGCCATCGCCCATATCATCCGGAACATTTCGGAACAGTGTCAGGCCGCTGTTGAAGGCCTCCAACTTGCACATGACGCGGAGCACGGGAGGTCGGATTCTTCGGCCTCCCGTTCTTCGCGGTTGTCGAAAAGTCGCCGAGGGAGTAATATCTCCATCGCCCGGTCCGACGACGATCGCAGCTCGGCGGCAACGTCCGATGTCAGTGATGACCATACCCTCCTCCGACCGAACAGCGGGCGGCTCTCTAGCATCCCACCCACACCGGATCTCGTTCCCAACCGCAGCAGCACTAGCATGTCTTTCGCTAGCACGGCCACGACCCCTGAGCGAGGCTCTCAGCACTACCTCCACGGACACCATGACATCCCCACCAAGATcgtcgaggacgacgaggacgatatCGACGGATCTCAGTCTGATGTCCACTCCGTCCCCCAGGAAGCGGGAGTCGTGGGCAAGCACTCGGAGAGCCTGATCCACAGGCCTTCTGGTGCCCGCATCAGCGCCCTTGGCGGCCTCGGTCGCTAA